The genomic region atatatatatatatacatatatacacattGTTTATTCGTaccttttttatattttcttaataatatttttgtttctttattttagatataataaatactCTCCCAGTGATGTGAAAATGCCAGGGGTTTATTCAGACAAAAAGAAGAGCCTGAATAAAGATATGAAATATGCAACTAAAAgagaaataaatattttgaaaaatttCTGTAAGGATACTGGATGTCATACATGTGGTATGACATGTCATGAAAAGTTTATAGGTGATCATCAACCTCCAgttcaaataataaaagatatggttaattattataaaaaaagaaaattcattttatattttctcaaattatttaaattatatgacACCAAGCAACGTTTATATCCTCAATGTGTCAGATGTTCTCAACTACAATCTGCATCTGTAAGatgtaaaaaattaagaCTTATACCACATTATAACACAATAAGAATGTTTCATTATTCATCcatatttcatttattccttaaaatgttattattaacCAATTGGAAGCAAATCATTTTCTGGGATAAAAATAGCATGAATTGATTAAATGGATAGACATAaacaaacatatatatatatatatatatatatatatatatatatatataaacttatgttgttttttttttttttttttttttttttatattaaaataccatcttataattaaataatctttaaaaattaaaacgtttttttttatttcccttttattttattttattttattttattttatttatttatttattttttcataatcaaaaatatatacatattcaaatttatacattaaaatatataaaaatggaaaattatgttttatatttaaattaattgAATATGTGTTTCATGTACATTTACAATTCTAcataaaggaaaaaatatatacatgtatttctttatttttttgttattcccttttttttttgtaaatatatatatatatatatatacatatatgtgttattatttatgtgtaatataggttttctttttttttttttttttttttttttNNNNNNNNNNNNNNNNNNNNNNNNNNNNNNNNNNNNNNNNNNNNNNNNNNNNNNNNNNNNNNNNNNNNNNNNNNNNNNNNNNNNNNNNNNNNNNNNNNNNNNNNNNNNNNNNNNNNNNNNNNNNNNNNNNNNNNNNNNNNNNNNNNNNNNNNNNNNNNNNNNNNNNNNNNNNNNNNNNNNNNNNNNNNNNNNNNNNNNNNNNNNNNNNNNNNNNNNNNNNNNNtatatatatatatatatatatatatatatatatatatatagtgTACAACTTCTTTCCTTGTAGCtgtaattttataaaaatggtATTGTATTATGTTAATTAAAGTTTtttcgttttttttttttttttttttttttgaacatgaattatatatgtgtaattatatgatgaagtattatatattttgaattatatatcaaatatttatatacttattttataatatatgtataaatatattatatatttttttctctcTTGGACATGACCTTAAAGGAGTGTTACCTAAAAGATGAAAAGAGTTTTCTTTATacttatataaataaataattatatggatattattgttttttttttttttttttttttgaaatgtttttatttttaatattgGAGAGAAtgaaacatatatatatataaatatatatatatatataattaaattataagaatttctcatgtaaagaaaaatatacatataataatatatatatgttaaaataGTCAATTGGGAAGTTACatatgtaatttttttttttttattccttcttataattatatataaatctgcatatgtataatatttatattatacatacaacattttatattttcctaaaaagaaaaaaaaataggaaaattaaaagtatattttgatatatcaatataataaggagaaaaaaaaaaaaaaaataaaataaaaaataaaataaaataaaatattagaaGGTAccacataaatatatatatatatatgtgcatatatatatatatatatatatatatatatatatttacatattcTCGGACGATGAGAAAATTTTTTCACACAAATAATTTGGTAAGAAATAATGGAAAAGATATAAGAACACGATCATTTCATTTAAGCTCTTGCTTGtatgattataattttaacCCAAGTATGACCTCGTATATTGAGAATACATATAAGATATGGAAAGAAGACAGGTATAATGTGCAACAGGCAcaatatagaaaaaaactttcatttgtatatatacatatatttatattaatatatatatatatatgtacattgctgcatatataaatatatatataaatatatatatatatatatatatatatatatatatattttttttttttttttttttttttttcattttagAAACAATTTACACAAATCATGGGACTCTTTATTTAGCATGTATCCACATGAAAAAATggataattataataacccaataaaaataaatcgAAAGActgataattataataatagtaattGTTTTCATGATGTGCTtaagaataataatctTCGAATTACATATGTGAATAATGAAATGCTTGAAAAAGGGAAAAcagaaaatatttatgatttAGCCAGGATTGTTCAATTAATTAGATGGtatcaaaaaaaaggaCATTTATATGCTAATATAAATCCTTTGGCATTACCAAAAGAACCTCCATATACTAGTGTTTGTTATGAACCTtgtaaaaagaaaatgacATACGTAGATTTTGGTTTTAATGAAGATGATTTAGATAAAgagtttttttttgatttacCGTCGATTAGTGGTTTTTCAAGTAATGGTATGAAAAAATGTAATTTAagaaatttattaaaaagattAGAAGAAACATATTGTGGTACTATTGGTTTTgaatatatgcatataacaaatgaaaatatagtaaattatataatacaaagAATAGAAAAGgacaaaaaatatgaatatgatactaagatgaaaaaaaggatTTTAGAATATACTGCTCGAGcatttatatttgaaaattatatggCAGCCAAGTTTGCTACAACAAAAAGATTTGGAGTTGATGGGTGTGAAACATTAATTACTGGTATGAAAGCATTAATAAAAAGGGCTGCTCAGTTAGATGTAGATAGTGTATTGATGAGTATGTCTCATAGGGGTCGATTGaatgttttatttaatgtATTACATAAACCATTAGAACAAATGATGTCAGAATTTAGAGGGAAAACTGGTTTTAGTGATAATATATGGGGAAATACTGGAGATGTAAAATACCATTTAGGTGTTGAAAttgattattatgatgaagATTCAGAAagatatatacatatggGTATCGTAGACAATTCATCTCATTTAGAATCTGTTGATCCTATTTTAATGGGACAAGCTAGAGCACAACAATATTATTGTaatgataaagaaaaaaagaaagtgTTACCTATAACTATACATGGAGATGCTTCTATCGCTGGACAAGGAATTGCATATGAAACATTTCAAATGTCTAAATTACCAAGTTATAATGTGGGGGGTACTATACATATCGTGGTTAATAATCAAATAGGTTTTACTACATATCCAATAGATGCAAGGTCAGGAAAATATTGTACAGATATAGCTAAATGTATAGATATACCAATTATACATGTAAATGCAGATGATCCAGAAGCTGTAACATATGTATTCGAATTAGCATTAGATATTcgaaataaatttaatattgaTACTATTATTGATATTGTAGGTTATAGGAGATTTGGACATAACGAATTAGATATGCCTAAATTTACCAATCCATTATTATACGATGTAATAGCTAGACATAAATCAGTTCtagatatatatagtaaaaaattaattgatgaaaatattattactcTTAAAGAATttgaagataataaaactgatatatttaatttctATGAACAAGTGTATGAGAAATCTAAATCATTTGTACCAACACCtaaggaaaaatatttacCTCAATGGGAACATATGGTAACACCACAAAAATTTTCCCCCTCACGAAAAACGGGAGTAGAAAAAGatgtattaataaatgttgggaaaaaaatatttacattacGTGAAAATTTCACTGCTCATccaataataacaaaattatttaaaagtAGAATAGATAGTTTAGAAACAGggaaaaatatagattTTGGTACCGCTGAATTATTAGCTTATGCAACCTTATTATCTGATGGATTCCATGCACGTTTATCTGGTCAAGATTCACAAAGAGGAACTTTTTCTCATAGACACGCGGTATTACATGATCAAATAACATATgaatcatataatatatttgattcATTAAAAACACCACATACCATAGAAGTAAATAATTCTCTTTTATCTGAATATGCATGTTTAGGTTATGAGATAGGATATAGTTATGAACATCCAGATGCTCTTGTTATTTGGGAAGCTCAATTTGGTGATTTTGCTAATGGAGCTCAGGTTATGAttgataattatattgCATCTGGTGAAACAAAATGGAATAAACAATCTGGTATTGTTATGTTATTACCTCATGGATATGATGGACAAGGTCCTGAGCATTCATCTGCTCGAATAGAACGATTTTTACAATTGTGTGATGATAGAGAAGATATAGCTACCTATTCTGTTGAAAAGGATAATAAGATTATTCAGCAGCATAATATGCAGGTTATAAATTGTAGTAAACCATCTAATTTTTTCCATGCTTTAAGGAGACAAATGCATAGATCATTTAGGAAACCATTAATTGTAATAACACCCAAGAAAATGTTGAAAATGAGAATGGCATTTGATAAAATTGAAAACTTTTTAACGAACACGGAATTTTTACCTTATTTACCAGAAGAAGTTGGACATAAGTTGAAggataaaaaagaaatcaaaagaattatattatgttcaGGACAAGtatattatgatttattaaattatagatatacaaataaaattgatGATGTAGCTATTGCAAGAATAGAACAATTATCTCCTTTCCCatttaaacaaataatGAATGATTTACAGACTTATCCAAATTTAAGAGATATTATATGGGCACAAGAAGAACATATGAATATGGGTCCATGGTTTTATGTCTCTCGTCGTATTGAAGCATCTATAaaacaattaaaaaaggataACCCCAAATGGAATATTCAAATTCCTGAGGTACGTTATTCAGGAAGGGATGTATATGCAGCGCAATCAGCAGGTGATCTTAATTTACATCTTTATCAGTTACATGAATTTTTAGTTGATGCATTTAATTTggataaaaaatataacatgCATGTTCAAAAATATACCGATGCGTTATAAAACTTTTTtagaattattaaatggTTTATCCAAATAagcacatatatatatatatatatatatatatttacatgtGTTACCATctaaatgtattattttttatttatttttttctttttaatcCCAAGgaaatttttatgtttaaaTTAAACAAAGCATTTGTActaatataattttgagTAGCATATTATATGCATTAAccacatatatttatgtatgtatatatgtatacatgtatatatgtatattttttttttttttttttttttttgtttaagatttatatattttgtacaTTAAGACATAtgtgtataaatatatatatataatagaaagatatatgttttatgttttaaaaattcaatatataaatatgaataacatattattgttaaaattttactataatttttttttttaattaaaattatatttttgtgaATTTGAATGTAttgcatatatatttatgtttaaagga from Plasmodium reichenowi strain SY57 chromosome 8, whole genome shotgun sequence harbors:
- a CDS encoding 2-oxoglutarate dehydrogenase E1 component, with amino-acid sequence MRKFFHTNNLVRNNGKDIRTRSFHLSSCLYDYNFNPSMTSYIENTYKIWKEDRNNLHKSWDSLFSMYPHEKMDNYNNPIKINRKTDNYNNSNCFHDVLKNNNLRITYVNNEMLEKGKTENIYDLARIVQLIRWYQKKGHLYANINPLALPKEPPYTSVCYEPCKKKMTYVDFGFNEDDLDKEFFFDLPSISGFSSNGMKKCNLRNLLKRLEETYCGTIGFEYMHITNENIVNYIIQRIEKDKKYEYDTKMKKRILEYTARAFIFENYMAAKFATTKRFGVDGCETLITGMKALIKRAAQLDVDSVLMSMSHRGRLNVLFNVLHKPLEQMMSEFRGKTGFSDNIWGNTGDVKYHLGVEIDYYDEDSERYIHMGIVDNSSHLESVDPILMGQARAQQYYCNDKEKKKVLPITIHGDASIAGQGIAYETFQMSKLPSYNVGGTIHIVVNNQIGFTTYPIDARSGKYCTDIAKCIDIPIIHVNADDPEAVTYVFELALDIRNKFNIDTIIDIVGYRRFGHNELDMPKFTNPLLYDVIARHKSVLDIYSKKLIDENIITLKEFEDNKTDIFNFYEQVYEKSKSFVPTPKEKYLPQWEHMVTPQKFSPSRKTGVEKDVLINVGKKIFTLRENFTAHPIITKLFKSRIDSLETGKNIDFGTAELLAYATLLSDGFHARLSGQDSQRGTFSHRHAVLHDQITYESYNIFDSLKTPHTIEVNNSLLSEYACLGYEIGYSYEHPDALVIWEAQFGDFANGAQVMIDNYIASGETKWNKQSGIVMLLPHGYDGQGPEHSSARIERFLQLCDDREDIATYSVEKDNKIIQQHNMQVINCSKPSNFFHALRRQMHRSFRKPLIVITPKKMLKMRMAFDKIENFLTNTEFLPYLPEEVGHKLKDKKEIKRIILCSGQVYYDLLNYRYTNKIDDVAIARIEQLSPFPFKQIMNDLQTYPNLRDIIWAQEEHMNMGPWFYVSRRIEASIKQLKKDNPKWNIQIPEVRYSGRDVYAAQSAGDLNLHLYQLHEFLVDAFNLDKKYNMHVQKYTDAL